ATGTGCATCACCACTAGCCTTGATTAACTGTGACTTTCACAATCTTCTCTATCTCCGCTGTGAGTACttaaataacccccccccccttttttttttttgtaagatgaTTGCTTCAGCCAAACACAGGTTtacttttttaaagtttttacttttaactggcaatttaatttttttttcaggcaatcttGATTTCTCCACTTGCCAATGGGGCATAGCTATGTCACAAACACAAGTGCCAAGTATTTGAGCTCAGAAATTTTTTATAACCACGGTGAAAAATTAACACGTATTATTTTGcaagtaaatttaaaacaaaaataaaataattcattacttatttttttctttgaaatatatactaatattttaaagagAAAGTGTAAACATGTTTGTTTAACTGTCTTAAGTGAACTTAAAAACTACTGGAACGATTTCAAGAATTATTTCACTATTATAaatcttcattattttatatcGATAAAAGCtacgttttattttaataatggttaaaaattaataataaaatacttaaaaataacagtaaacgAATATTCCATATTTTTAAATCATGCATATCagggaagaaataaagttacGCCAAAGAGTTATGGAAGGGCGGATATAAACCGAGTGTGTGTTAAACTCATTTTCGTTGCATTCTCAACTCTTTCAATGGAATTAACTTTTTACGTTGGCTgatggttttttttgtttattcatttttaatgtcCGTTTTTTTAGGTTTCTCTATGGCCAACAGTGTAAGCAAATGGCATATGTCCCTAAAatcattaaaactaatttttttttaatattatattctcgaattttatctttaatttgaagatatataaaattgaagacaccatcttggtttcaatattGTTGGATTATAAATATTACtatcaattaatttttaaaaatattgaaacccctactaatattataaatgagaaAGTATGTTTATCTGTTTCTTCTTTTTTCACGCAGAAACGGAGCAACGGGTCGACATGATTGTTTGCATATACATAggtagtttatgggccggagagtggcatagtttacatataattatgaaattactagcttttacccgcggcttcgctcgcattggagccattaaataagtatcagagattaattaataaaatatatttctctgtaacaaaaataaataattttgaattttgaattttgaccgtcgataagacagtgcaacggtattacagtactcagggttggaacttcataacaggaatgctagatggcgttaaagtagctagattttgagatttttgacaaacattttttttatctttcggaaaaaataattatttttttcaataaaaagtatccttTGTTACTtttaatacctccaagaaaatgtgtacaaagtttcatgatgatcggttaagtagttttcgcgtgaaagcgtaacaaacaaacttacattcacatttataatgttCGTAGGGATATTCCTATGAGAGTGAAAAAGGGATACACTCAGTCTTATAATAGACAATCGTAGGAGGAAGGTCCTAGACGCACAAACAGTAAGttggtgtcatttctctatgtccgccacacggtcatatagtatccttattctccttggcgaaacctgTCTGCTTAGTGAAGCTAGTGCtgttgggaagccttcatttcacatacgagagagccacacccgaagttccccgaagttcatgctcgcttttttttccgttctatctcattgtataaaccggtgtggcattaaattttgcggtcgattaggatagattAGCtagattataaatactttaaaacattgtagattgttggttatattaggtaagtcctatagctacattaaaaatactgtaaaataattttatggttgcttagcaaataacttttcaatGTGTAGCTATctagggctaggaaaccgtttacatgatttcacagtatctttaatgtagctatcctaaccaaatcaactgtccacaatgttttaaagtatttataatgtagctaacctaaccattcaccattagttatcatgagttacaatgaacaaaaaaaaaccgaagatgcacgatcgggggtttggctctctcgtctgtgaaaagaaggcttcccgtggctGTTAGCGAACCGAAAGTGCTAATAGCATTTTAGTTTAGAACTTAGTCAATATATGACATTGCCtttaatttgtaacgcgctatcgctTGGTGCGtctgtcacgtcttgcctaggggttacctgccttcccacaaaatgaagctgaagatagGCGTCCGGGGTTTTccgatgcgtagccttgatgcagcGAGATTGGCAATCATTGggacttcaaaataaaaattccccGATTTTCAAGTGTATGTCTTACAGACGTGAAACTCGGAAGTGATGTTTCTTGcgttatgatgtgtttagcccgggtaTTTCAGCTAGTAAGTATATGATTTAGTGGAATGATAAACGTTGCTAGTAACTGGTGGTTGTCGTTTAGCATTGAAATTATCTTTGGGCTAAACCCTCCATCATAGTCTTTAAAAATCTCCTAATGTCTGATCTCTGCTTAATGAAAGaaaattataagtaataaatgagaaataaactgttattaaataaaaaatgttgaaaGATATATGgcgttttttttagttaaagtgTATTCGTATTTATTGAAATACTGTTTGTTCACAGTTTGATAATATGCCATTAAATAACAACTTAAAATTACTTCATTGGAATTCACATGATAGGGAAAATTTGGGGAAGACTACATTTGTATAAAATAGTATTGTGTTGAAAATCGCTTGAATTCTCAAATtacatgtaaattttttaatttggtgataaacaattaattttatacaaaaatttttaaagcacCTATTTGGTCATTTTGAAACAACAACTGATTATAATTACTTGTAAATGGTACTTCAACAGACACAGGACTGTCGAAGTTACTAATGTGTGTTAGGTTATAGTTGGACGCAGTCCAAACAGATTATCAATACCGTGTGTTTTAATGCCAAGCGCTCATGGTTTAAGGTTCAAGTCTCACCTCACTTTGGCTTGTTAGCAACGAGTCAACATTCATGTAATTTTGGACAACTATTATCTTGGAGCTACCCACTCTGagcgttttttttaatgatataaactCTGTGTAACATCCTCTACAGTCTGAAGAACTAGAAAATTAATTCAAGTATTAGTCAATGCAGTGGATATTATGCTTAGCAAAAGATATAGGTAGCAATATAAAGGCAAatactataattttgtttaatatctctaaaggaactcgctaggaagactcgttaaaattccaaaatgatatcaatttaaaaaaaaaaaaaacacccgccAACGAATCAGCGTTAAACatcattacaacaacaaaaaatatgtttttgccATCCATATGGGATAGTATGACTTCAATATTTAACTCCACACACCGAATCCCTGACTTATGATCTTCACGAGAAATGTATCACCTCAGAACCGCTTCAGACGAGCATTCAGCCCCGTTTCGTCCCAACTCCGACGACGTACGTAAGCGACAGGTGCGACCGCGGAGTAACGCACGCCTCACCGCTGTTCGAGATCAGCCCGCGCCGATGGACTTTCCCTCGCCAATTAAGGTTAACGGCGGGGGGCGTAATGACGAGGTAGTGTACGTGCGCGCGCATCGCTGCGAATTCGGCTGCGCAACCCCAGCCGGGGGGGTCGCACGAGGAGAGGAGAATTGGCGTgcggaggaaggaaggaaggaaggaaggaaggtggACGTACGGCAACCCACTGTCTTACTTCTCGCGGAGAGGAGAGTGTAAACACGGGGCAAGAGGAAACAGCGGGAAACACGTGGTTGTTCGACAAGAGCACGCACTCCCGAGGGAAAACTGCTGTCGTGGGAAGAGGCTCTGGAGGAGGGAGAGTTCTGCACGGAGAGGTCAGGACCGCCGGGGTCACAGGCAGGATAGAGTGGCGGAGGGAGGGAGAGACCGTGCGAAGCGGGGCTATATAACCGGCCAGGGGCCCCGGCGGCCACGGACAGTCCTGCTCGCGCGCGCGCCACCCGAAGACTGCACGATGTCCTCGAGGccggtgttgttgttgttgtcgctGGTGGTTGTCGCGGCGGACGACCCGCTGGCGGCGCTGGCGGACTGCGGCCGCGCCGACGGGCCCTGGGGCTGCCTGAAGGCGCGCGCCATCGACCTCCTGGACCGCGCCGAGCGGCCAGACGTGCTGCGGCTGGCGGACGGGCTGGCGCTGGTGCGGCGCGAGAAGGAGGGGTCGTCGTCGACGTCGTCGACGACTCCCCGGGAGTCGCCGCTGCCCGCCGTCGACGTGCGAGCCGCCGGGGACGACGAGCTGGACCGCGCCTTGGCGTCGCGGCTGTCGCGCTTCCTGGGCGGCCACGCCGTGCAGCTGTCGCTGCCGCAGCTGGACCAGCTGCAGCTGCAGAGGAGCCTGGAGGAAGGTGcgtcccaccccccccccccccggccctctTTCCCGAGTCTCGCCGCGCAACCTAACTCTTCAACCATTCAACACGTcgtcagtagagacctgcaaaatttcgcGGGATTCCATTTAGTGACGTGCtacaattcaattcaattatgccttagcgctgcttctacccgctggttcactgttaacctctGGATTGATGAGTTGCCAATTAGAGGACCCCCTCGCTCAAAAGGATTGTCGAATCACGGGCcgcccggtcgagacgactcactagtcagcagccaatgatcaggtggcatttgccccgagtgtgtagagtgtagtagagtctctcctggaggtcattgaacccgcgaattttgcaggtctctggtcGTCAGAAACCTCAGTAACCGAGAAACAACACAGGATAAAAAATtggggttgtctgtgaagtcggtttacggacgataatttcacgtgataacgtcataagaaaacattgatgaaaaattccatcctttttaattttcaaatattatttacagtttttttgcaaatataatttaaatattatcacgaacaattagttttaaaaaacccgccttaacctgattgatattacagaagattttctcgcgcacggttattggccggttcttgcacgctcggctcaggcggaacgtgacaatttttccgtgcgtgcagccggcgttcatagatttattagacgttgccacgtcaaaagtCAACGTCGAGAATGGATGTTACATGAGTGAGGAACGTGTCGGACGTTTCCGAGATGCCGTTGTATTGCTGTAGGGGTGCTCCCACCTACTCCACCTTCTATGTATTGCGCGAGTGCCCCATTCTCATCTCTAACGACCCTTGAGGTTGACGATACTTAACACCACAATTATTCATGAGTCCGAAAGCAATTTTCTGCAAGACTATGTGTCATGGAGTTTGCGCGATGCTTGTTTTAGTTATTAATTAGGAACCACGAGACATTTCTCCACGACTTAGTACTAATAAAACTTctctttcattaattttatttatttattcgtcttatttttacatgtggcaAAGTTAAGGCGTGGTCACCGTATTGCCTTACACTAAACCACACATACAAAAATACTTAAAGAAATAaaagcaaatattaaaattaaaaacaaagtggTGATACTTAAAAAAAGCCTAAACTAAGAAAATAGCTCACACTTAAACTAACtacggaaaaatatatataattaattaatgatttttataaattttgttcatTAACTGTGGTCTGATATCTAACAGAAGAAAGGTACATaatctaaatataaaatttaaaaacggtAGATAAACCACAAAATATATAATCGACCAAACTAACTTTTGTAAACTGCACAGTATTACttcaataaaaactatttattaattaACCATACATATCAAGCTAATCAACTTATCACATGTAACGGATAGGCAATCATAAACACATACGCACACTCGTACCTGAATTTtcttgaaatttaaatatatatatatcgtgttgggtgtttttaaatttaaccCAGAACATGATTGTGAAGCTTTAGTGAGTACAACCACCGAGGACCTAAGGGTATGAACGAGTTCTATTGCAAGTTTGTTGCAGTTTCTAATACATAAGTTTTATTGCCTACCATTTCACCTTTCAACTGCTTTTCATGCAAATTACatcaattcaataaaattatttgaattgctTAGTACATAAACCGTatttctgaaagaaagaaaaaaacttggTTGCGGTGAGAAATACTTTAAACCGGTTGTTAGTCCCAACCATAACTGTCTCTACGTAGTTACCTACTCAATGGCCTAATTTCTTTCTGTGTGTGAGTCTTCAATCAAACTGCGTGTTCCAGGACAGAGTCGCAATCTGTTCTGGGTGTTAAGTGCGAAGGGAAATAAATTTCACAGCCGCAATTTTTCAACAGTGAAAAATGATGTCGGCACAACGACACGGCatcagacattaaaaaaaaaaaactgccaaaatGTGCTGCGGAGGTGCTGGAGGatggagagggggggaggggtgtccgAGCCGAACAGATGGAGCGACCTGGTTGCAAACTAGTTCCCCGGCATTCCGCGGGCTCGCGGCGTGACCGACTTGGGTTTTGGAAATGATTCGAGGTTGGTGAGTGGACGATAGTGAGGCGGTGCCACTTTCAAGGTCGTAGTTCACTGCGCCACCACCGCGTGGGCCGGAATAAACAAGCAGTTCCTGCTCGGCACACCTGGCGATCTCTTCTCCACCTTAAAACGAAATATTTTCAATGCACACCCTTCCCAAGATCAACGAACAacttaaaatgatatttttttttctactttgtaATTCAACAAGAATCTTCCCCGGTGTTTAACATTCAAACAGTAAATAGTTTTAAGGTACCAAcagttatttttaacataaaataaatatttgtaaaatttcaagAGATTCTGATCATAAATCAATGgcgaattttttatttgtaataatacaCCATAACAATGTGATATTTCCTTAATACTCGCGTGAGATTAAAAATAATCCCTTCGTAGAACTgcgtaaataaaattttgaattgtaAATGGACAAGAGTATTCGGTAGTTCAATGATTTTACTCCTATATTGGTCTTCTATATAATACGTGCTCCAGAGTGTAATAACTTTCGACCGGGTTTTAAACGTctgatagaaaatttttttttgtctattcgTAATACTATATTTTTGGTTGAACTTACGATGTCTGTGCAATTTCAACAGAATCATTTCCTACCTGcagtaacaaaaaaattctttCCGTGGTGTCAAATATTCAGTAAGGAGTTTGCTGCAAAATGTAATGGGTCATTTACAAGAATTATAAATACTCGTAATCTCAGGGTCACCTGATGTGTTTCATAggtgaaaattcataattttttttaaatatagtaagAGGATAGTATTAATTATCAAATTCGCTATATTAATATTCTAAAACGTTATGTTTTTTTAACACATGTATAATCACCGGAAAATTTTACATTGACCTTAAATAAGAACAATTATGTATACAACCAATGATCAGTTTCCATTACTAAGAACTAAAGAAGTCCCCAtagaagtttataaaaaaatgcacTTTAAATTAGACGTCATTACACTTATTTTTTACCTGGGGTCTCATTTGGCTGCATAACAGGAAAAAcatgttttattgtttaaaaatgaACAATATTCAGTAGTTGAAGTGAGTCAGTGCAGTTGTTACACACTGAACACGCTTTCCGGAAGACCGTGGCTCTAATCCCTGCTTGGCATACTGTTACAGGCCGCACACTCCCTGACACTTCATCGTACTTGTAAATACGTTTGACATCCACCAACGAGGTGACtttctttcttctttcttcatttttgacgtgacaacgtctaataaatcgatgaacgctggctgcacgcacgaaaaagtgtcccgttacgcacattgtcccgttattatgtgtcccgttacgctcattgtacgcttgcgccgcatctatctctcttccactcgattggaacaaccatcggtttgacttttttaacagaataacacagattggaagaagttaaataacaaacatgtataaaagttatagttaaaataatttattcgttaaaataataatcataggtatttgaattaatgagtgcaaataaaagtaaatttatcaattaaattgtcgatttcatttcactccttctttgtatcgatacaaaatagtgataattaaacaaaaatgattcaattttattcataaaagtattaaatcatttcatcaatgatttgttatgacgttgtcacgttaaactattgtccgtaaaccgactttacagacaaccaatttgttttaaGCTTGAGATGTATACAAATGAAGGCGGTAGACTGCACTCACGGCTACTGATAAGCTGTCATTCTGGCGTATCTACGGGACGTGacatttgtttttgatacggATCCGATGTAACGGATGAATTACACGTTGGAAATTCCAACATCATGCAAGAGATCGATATATAACGTAGAAAAATGAAATGCTCTGATGAAACAAGTATCATGTATTTTGAGCGTAGAAATATCATGTCAACCGGTGTGTTTACTGGAgaacagtgtaaaaaaaattaatgagttcGTGTACTCatgtacacgcgttagaagtttAACTTACGTGgcgtaaaaaaaaagacttaaattTTGATACAAATATGTGATATTGTAAATGATAAGTGATATTAGAAATACGGTTGGTcaagtataaattaaatcaaattaaaggaattaaataaatactcagtattcaaaattaatataaacatgtgtatggaattaattatttaatttagtaaagaaCTGtagatacattttaatttaaatgaaaggcaataaataaattgaatttcaaataatattgattaatttttattattataagttataaggcaaataaattttacatacgggggataaaatatcatttaaataaatacactaaaaatacacttaaatttttttataaacactatttctatcactaatcttcacaatatgtgtttttaattatatggacttgTATCcgatataaatcactaaagtatatgatttaaagcaCACACATATTTGTTTTACTTTCCGTGTTgcttttagcatttttttttcctcatccTGTGACAATAATTGTcataattattatgtttcatGGTGCACGCGCAACGCAACAATTCACtctcattatttatttttcataacgcacctaaagaagtataacttcaaatatATCTATTTTAAGCTGTGAATGGCAAGTTATGGCAGTGTACTAAATACACGCAAATCTCTGTCGGTAAGTGGTTGCTCCTGAATGCCTCCGATCCACAGCCGTtcaagcctggtatgcttaaatgtttttttggcCACGGGTTATGTAAACTTGCGGTTCCATGGGATTAAGTCGTGTTAGCTGCTGTGGGATATttagatttccaggctccatagtaaattcaatgttaatttttggttttcttaaaataataaaatttttataatttttttttcagaaatttgtTTTGGGATTGTGAAGGGAAGTGAGTGCAACAGTTGTAaaaccccgaggaataagagttgtcatgatgtgagaaggtggtaggcctaaagggtacaggcaccaaaGAGGTGATTTGCATTGCATATTTAAGTTCAAGGAAACTtgagaaattttgttgttgggttggacacccataagaagagtataggcagatgTTTGATTGTTATGGAGTGTCtaatttgattgaaaaaaaaaggtttttaagaaGCAAAGTaacattattgttattttaataatggaaagagattaagaggtagagagaaataggtagtttttttttttaagtccagtTAGTCGCGGCCAATCAGGCTGCCTTCCCTGAAATGAGCTCCGGTTCCCGTGGGAACCACCAGGCTCGCCATCAGTCGAGTCCCTCGACCCTGACGTCTGACGTCTGACGTCTGACGTCTGACGTCTGACTGCTGACGGCTGACGGCTGACGGCTGACGGCTGACGGCTGAAGGCTCGTCCAGGGCAGCTGACAAGCTGCAGCCGTCGCTGCTCGTATTCCGCAGGACACTGCTGCTGTTACTGAGTAACAAGTAC
Above is a genomic segment from Bacillus rossius redtenbacheri isolate Brsri chromosome 7, Brsri_v3, whole genome shotgun sequence containing:
- the LOC134534465 gene encoding uncharacterized protein LOC134534465 — protein: MSSRPVLLLLSLVVVAADDPLAALADCGRADGPWGCLKARAIDLLDRAERPDVLRLADGLALVRREKEGSSSTSSTTPRESPLPAVDVRAAGDDELDRALASRLSRFLGGHAVQLSLPQLDQLQLQRSLEEGRGKMKKMMGQMMMMMGMKMMMFGVLGIAGLFLLAGKALIVSKIALLLSGILALKKLVSQHQEQHHEHHEMPHGGGWGRRSFRGPEAAAAAQRLAYSAQRPSSNDV